One Chordicoccus furentiruminis DNA window includes the following coding sequences:
- the pgeF gene encoding peptidoglycan editing factor PgeF, whose translation MDIRWIDEKHRGMAFHRDGRLLWLSVPAYDTIPWLANGFSTRFGGVSTGDAASLNFDFKRDTNPENVRENTRRFASAVGVTPESVVCTDQTHTARVIRVTVEDRGKGVFRELTWHDVDGLITNEPDVALTVHTADCAPVYLVDPVRRAVGLVHSGWRGTAAGIGRAAVEQMRAAFGTSPSDLICAIGPCIAADCYEVSADVAAQFPPSVSRRKENGKYMLDLMAANREVLTGAGVPRDRIFMPNLCTCCNPDLFFSHRASHGRRGVLCALLAIRPSVG comes from the coding sequence ATGGATATCCGATGGATCGACGAGAAACACAGAGGCATGGCATTTCACAGAGACGGCCGTCTTCTCTGGCTTTCCGTGCCGGCCTATGACACAATTCCCTGGCTGGCCAACGGCTTCTCCACCCGTTTCGGAGGCGTGAGCACCGGCGACGCTGCGTCGCTCAACTTCGACTTCAAGAGAGATACCAATCCGGAAAATGTCAGAGAGAATACACGCCGGTTCGCCTCCGCGGTTGGCGTGACGCCGGAGAGCGTCGTCTGCACCGACCAGACGCACACGGCGCGTGTGATCCGCGTGACGGTAGAGGACCGCGGAAAAGGCGTGTTCCGCGAGCTGACATGGCATGACGTAGACGGCTTGATCACGAATGAGCCGGATGTGGCGCTTACCGTGCATACCGCCGACTGTGCGCCGGTTTATCTCGTTGATCCGGTCCGCCGGGCTGTCGGGCTGGTGCACTCCGGCTGGCGCGGCACGGCCGCCGGCATCGGACGCGCCGCCGTGGAACAGATGAGAGCCGCCTTCGGCACAAGCCCGTCCGACCTGATCTGCGCCATCGGCCCCTGCATCGCAGCCGACTGCTACGAGGTGAGTGCGGATGTCGCCGCCCAGTTTCCGCCGTCCGTATCCCGGCGGAAGGAGAACGGAAAGTATATGCTGGATCTGATGGCCGCCAACCGCGAGGTGCTCACCGGGGCCGGCGTGCCCCGGGACCGGATCTTCATGCCGAATCTCTGCACCTGCTGCAACCCCGATCTTTTCTTCTCGCACCGGGCTTCACACGGCCGGCGCGGCGTTCTCTGCGCGCTGCTCGCGATCCGTCCGTCCGTCGGTTGA
- a CDS encoding YraN family protein, translating to MNRRTVGAAFESEAASYLASRGFLILERNFRTRIGEIDLIAREPEADGSSLVFIEVKYRKSKEKGGGPLMAVGARKQRTIFLVAEQYLIRRRLPFDTRCRFDVIGITPDGIRHIRDAFRIHGGV from the coding sequence TTTGAGTCAGAAGCCGCCTCCTATCTCGCGTCGCGCGGTTTTCTGATTCTCGAACGGAATTTCCGCACGCGTATCGGCGAGATCGATCTGATCGCCAGAGAACCGGAAGCAGACGGATCCTCTCTTGTCTTCATCGAGGTCAAATACAGGAAAAGCAAGGAGAAGGGCGGCGGTCCGCTGATGGCCGTGGGGGCCCGGAAGCAGCGGACCATTTTCCTCGTCGCGGAGCAGTATCTGATCCGCCGTCGGCTCCCGTTCGACACCCGCTGCCGGTTTGATGTGATCGGCATCACGCCGGACGGCATACGCCATATCCGCGATGCCTTCCGGATACACGGAGGCGTTTGA
- the leuS gene encoding leucine--tRNA ligase has product MAVPYNHLEIESKWSRRWEEHPININDGKKPKYYCLDMFPYPSGAGLHVGHWRGYVISDVWARYKMMDGGHYVIHPMGWDAFGLPAENYAIKTGQHPSISTENNIRNIRRQIKQIGAVRDWDMELNTTDPKFYKWTQWIFVQMFRHGLAYEKKMPLNWCPHCKAVLANEEVVDGKCERCGSEVTKKNLRQWMLKITAYADRLLDGLETLDWPEKVKKMQTDWIGRSYGAEVDFPVDGSDEKITVYTTRPDTLWGATFMVLSPEHPLAKKLASPEQADAVEAYCQYASGRSNVERVQNKEKTGVFTGAYAVNPLNHRKVPIWLSDYVLADYGTGAIMCVPAHDDRDFEFAKKFGLPIIQVIAKDGKEIPDMQEAYTEASGTMINSGDWNGMESSVLKQEAPMIIEKMGIGRKTVNYKLRDWVFSRQRYWGEPIPIIHCPKCGAVPVPEDQLPVLLPDVESYQPTDTGESPLAAISRWVNTTCPCCGGPAKRETNTMPQWAGSSWYFLRYVDVHNDKELVSREKADKYLPVDMYIGGVEHAVLHLLYSRFYTKFLHDIGVIDFDEPFQRLFNQGMILGPKGIKMSKSLGNVVSPDDMVRDYGCDSLRIYELFIGPPDQDSAWDERGIDGVNRFLKKFWNLALDSIDADVKATPEMIRIRHKLVQDITMRLNQFALNTAISKFMEYNNQMAKIAQQTGGIDKETIAVYVTLLAPFAPHIAEEIWERLGHTDSVFHQPWPEADARLAADDEKEIPVQMNGRTRAVVRLAVDAAKDEALAAGRDALKDRLDGVQLVKEIYVPGRIINFVVRK; this is encoded by the coding sequence ATGGCAGTTCCTTACAATCATCTCGAAATCGAGAGCAAGTGGAGCAGGCGGTGGGAAGAGCACCCCATCAATATCAATGACGGGAAAAAGCCGAAATACTACTGCCTGGACATGTTTCCGTATCCGTCCGGCGCCGGGCTTCATGTGGGGCACTGGAGAGGCTACGTGATCTCCGATGTGTGGGCGAGATATAAGATGATGGACGGCGGTCACTACGTCATCCACCCGATGGGATGGGACGCGTTCGGACTGCCTGCTGAGAACTACGCCATCAAAACCGGTCAGCATCCGTCGATTTCCACCGAGAACAACATCCGGAATATCCGCCGCCAGATCAAACAGATCGGGGCGGTCCGCGACTGGGACATGGAGCTCAACACGACAGACCCGAAGTTCTACAAGTGGACCCAGTGGATCTTCGTGCAGATGTTCAGGCACGGACTTGCCTATGAAAAGAAGATGCCGCTCAACTGGTGCCCGCACTGCAAGGCGGTTCTCGCCAACGAGGAAGTCGTGGACGGAAAGTGCGAGCGCTGCGGCAGCGAGGTGACGAAGAAAAATCTCCGTCAGTGGATGCTGAAGATCACCGCCTACGCGGACAGACTGCTCGACGGACTGGAAACGCTGGACTGGCCCGAAAAGGTCAAGAAGATGCAGACTGACTGGATCGGCCGTTCCTACGGCGCCGAGGTTGACTTTCCCGTCGACGGCTCGGACGAGAAGATCACGGTCTACACGACACGCCCGGATACCCTCTGGGGCGCCACGTTTATGGTGCTCTCGCCGGAGCATCCGCTGGCGAAAAAGCTGGCATCTCCGGAGCAGGCGGATGCCGTGGAGGCTTACTGCCAGTATGCCTCCGGCCGTTCCAATGTAGAGCGTGTCCAGAACAAGGAGAAGACCGGCGTCTTCACCGGCGCATACGCTGTCAACCCGCTGAATCACAGGAAAGTGCCGATCTGGCTGTCGGACTACGTGCTGGCGGACTACGGCACAGGCGCGATTATGTGCGTGCCCGCACATGATGACCGCGACTTTGAGTTCGCGAAAAAATTCGGCCTTCCGATCATCCAGGTCATCGCGAAGGACGGAAAGGAAATCCCGGACATGCAGGAGGCTTATACCGAGGCTTCCGGCACCATGATCAATTCCGGCGACTGGAATGGAATGGAGTCTTCCGTTCTCAAACAGGAAGCGCCGATGATCATCGAGAAGATGGGGATCGGGCGGAAGACCGTCAACTATAAGCTCCGCGACTGGGTTTTCTCTCGCCAGCGCTACTGGGGCGAGCCGATTCCGATCATCCACTGCCCGAAGTGCGGGGCTGTGCCCGTTCCGGAGGATCAGCTTCCGGTTCTGCTTCCTGACGTGGAGTCCTATCAGCCGACGGACACCGGCGAGTCGCCGCTCGCGGCGATTTCCCGCTGGGTCAACACCACCTGCCCGTGCTGCGGCGGTCCGGCGAAGCGGGAAACGAACACGATGCCGCAGTGGGCGGGATCGTCCTGGTATTTCCTCCGGTATGTGGACGTCCACAATGACAAAGAGCTGGTGAGCCGGGAGAAGGCGGACAAGTATCTTCCGGTGGACATGTACATCGGAGGCGTGGAGCATGCGGTGCTGCATCTTCTGTACTCCCGTTTCTACACGAAGTTCCTTCATGACATCGGCGTCATCGACTTCGATGAGCCGTTCCAGCGTCTGTTCAATCAGGGCATGATCCTCGGACCCAAGGGCATCAAGATGTCCAAATCGCTTGGCAACGTCGTCTCCCCGGATGACATGGTGCGCGATTACGGCTGCGACTCGCTCCGGATCTATGAGCTTTTCATCGGACCGCCGGATCAGGACTCCGCGTGGGATGAGCGGGGGATCGACGGCGTCAACCGGTTCCTGAAGAAATTCTGGAATCTGGCTCTCGATTCGATTGATGCGGACGTAAAGGCGACGCCGGAGATGATCCGGATTCGCCACAAGCTGGTTCAGGACATCACGATGCGTCTCAACCAGTTCGCGCTGAATACGGCGATCTCCAAGTTCATGGAGTACAACAACCAGATGGCAAAAATCGCCCAGCAGACCGGCGGCATCGATAAGGAGACCATCGCAGTCTATGTGACGCTGCTGGCCCCCTTCGCTCCCCATATCGCGGAGGAGATCTGGGAGCGGCTCGGACACACGGACTCGGTGTTCCATCAGCCCTGGCCCGAGGCGGACGCCCGTCTCGCGGCGGATGACGAGAAGGAGATTCCGGTTCAGATGAACGGCAGGACGAGGGCTGTTGTCCGTCTCGCGGTGGACGCCGCGAAAGATGAGGCACTCGCGGCGGGAAGGGATGCACTGAAGGACCGACTGGACGGCGTTCAGCTTGTGAAGGAAATCTACGTACCGGGCCGCATCATCAAT